A region from the Gammaproteobacteria bacterium genome encodes:
- a CDS encoding ABC transporter substrate-binding protein — translation MRFFNKFILTIAVMAFSAISSAKTAPTLDMKDPYALIHNVAELTFSRFRAERHLIDQDPDHLKLIVEQELMPYINYKYALAKILGKNYRKLTKIQKQRFTEIFYDYLIVNYANIFTLYDQQTVIYGKTKEFGTKKTVAVKVKIIDTNRPPISIAFKLRKGAKSGDWKAYDMAAEGVSMVASKQAEFDALIRKKGIDYVIDYVEEKSKDSVELKVVN, via the coding sequence ATGCGTTTTTTCAATAAATTTATTTTAACGATTGCTGTCATGGCATTTTCTGCAATTAGTAGTGCTAAAACAGCACCGACTCTAGATATGAAGGATCCTTATGCCTTAATTCATAATGTCGCAGAGCTTACTTTTTCGCGCTTTCGTGCCGAGCGCCATCTGATTGACCAAGATCCCGACCATTTAAAATTAATTGTCGAACAAGAATTAATGCCTTACATTAATTATAAATATGCTTTAGCTAAAATACTGGGTAAAAATTATCGTAAATTAACCAAAATTCAAAAACAAAGATTTACGGAAATTTTTTATGATTACCTGATTGTTAATTATGCCAATATATTTACTTTATATGATCAGCAAACGGTCATTTATGGTAAGACAAAAGAGTTTGGCACTAAAAAAACCGTGGCAGTGAAAGTTAAGATTATAGATACCAATCGGCCACCAATTTCAATTGCATTTAAGTTGCGTAAAGGGGCTAAAAGCGGCGATTGGAAGGCTTATGATATGGCGGCAGAAGGAGTCAGCATGGTCGCTAGTAAGCAGGCTGAATTTGATGCATTAATCCGTAAGAAAGGGATTGATTATGTCATCGATTATGTTGAAGAAAAATCAAAAGATTCGGTTGAGCTAAAGGTGGTAAACTAA
- the murA gene encoding UDP-N-acetylglucosamine 1-carboxyvinyltransferase: protein MEKLKISAVDKLEGDVVISGAKNAALPILMATILAKGDSVVTNVPQLNDIKTTGKVLTSLGAKVDFVDNVFKVNCDSINEFCAPYDLVKTMRASILVLGPLLARFGQADVSLPGGCAIGARPVNLHIQGLKQMGADISVDHGYIKARVNGRLKGATIFMDMVSVGATENLMMAAALAQGTTLLENAAREPEIVDLANYLIAMGAKISGAGSDTIKIEGVEELLASGYSVMPDRIETGTFLVAAAITRGNVRCLKADPKALEPVLAKLEEAGAVITQGSDWVRLDMAGKRPTAVNIKTAPHPAFPTDMQAQFCVLNALASGSANVTETIFENRFMHIPELQRMGATIDLEGNTAICHGIERLNGAQVMATDLRASASLVIAGLVADGDTIVDRIYHIDRGYEKIETKLNGLGANIERIS from the coding sequence GTGGAAAAGCTAAAAATTAGCGCCGTCGATAAACTCGAAGGTGATGTCGTCATTTCTGGCGCAAAAAATGCTGCACTACCAATCTTAATGGCTACAATTTTAGCCAAGGGTGATAGTGTTGTTACCAATGTACCGCAACTCAATGATATAAAAACGACCGGCAAGGTATTGACCAGTCTGGGCGCTAAAGTCGATTTTGTTGATAATGTCTTTAAAGTTAATTGCGATAGTATTAATGAGTTTTGCGCGCCTTACGATTTAGTTAAAACCATGCGTGCCTCAATTTTAGTGTTGGGCCCTTTATTGGCCCGATTTGGCCAAGCAGATGTTTCTTTGCCCGGTGGCTGTGCTATTGGTGCGCGTCCGGTTAATTTGCATATCCAAGGTTTAAAGCAAATGGGTGCCGATATTTCGGTTGACCATGGTTATATTAAAGCCCGGGTTAATGGTCGCCTTAAAGGGGCGACTATATTCATGGATATGGTCAGTGTTGGCGCGACTGAAAACTTAATGATGGCGGCTGCTCTTGCCCAGGGAACAACCTTGCTCGAGAACGCAGCACGCGAGCCAGAAATTGTCGATTTGGCTAATTACCTAATCGCGATGGGCGCTAAAATATCTGGCGCCGGTAGTGACACCATTAAGATTGAAGGGGTTGAAGAGTTATTGGCGTCAGGATATAGCGTGATGCCCGATCGGATTGAAACCGGCACATTTTTAGTGGCGGCCGCGATCACGCGTGGCAATGTTCGTTGTTTAAAGGCTGATCCAAAAGCATTAGAACCTGTGTTGGCTAAGCTGGAAGAAGCTGGCGCGGTGATCACGCAAGGCAGTGACTGGGTTCGCCTCGACATGGCTGGCAAGCGCCCAACCGCAGTTAACATCAAAACAGCGCCTCATCCGGCTTTTCCGACCGACATGCAAGCGCAATTTTGTGTGCTTAACGCCTTGGCGTCAGGCAGTGCCAATGTCACTGAAACGATCTTTGAAAATCGATTTATGCACATCCCTGAGCTACAGCGAATGGGTGCAACCATTGATTTAGAAGGTAATACCGCGATTTGTCATGGTATTGAGCGATTAAATGGCGCGCAAGTAATGGCGACCGATTTACGGGCGTCAGCCAGCTTGGTTATTGCAGGATTAGTGGCCGACGGCGATACCATCGTTGATCGTATTTATCACATCGATCGTGGATACGAGAAAATTGAAACTAAACTTAATGGTTTAGGTGCGAATATTGAGCGTATTAGCTAG
- a CDS encoding calcium/sodium antiporter, whose amino-acid sequence MFLSIAMLIFGMIGLIWSADKFVYGAAAIARNFGFPPLIIGLTIVAMGSSAPEIMVAASASYEGNINTAIGNALGSNITNIALVLGITALLKPLVVSSALLNRELPLLLFVSGFAGVMLYDQQLTQVEGIALLSLFFITIGGICWLTLKNKKNNDPLLQEAQDDVPEGVSNSKAIISVVIGMILLPLSSHILVDGAVDIARFFGISELVIGLTIIAIGTSLPELAACIASIKNNEHDLALGNIVGSNIFNILAVLAMPALIAPGAFDPNAAGRDLYIMLALTITLFVMCWHFGKKRTITRTEGGLLLSSFIAYQALLFF is encoded by the coding sequence ATGTTTTTAAGTATCGCCATGTTGATCTTCGGCATGATCGGCCTAATATGGAGTGCCGATAAATTCGTTTATGGCGCTGCCGCCATCGCACGCAATTTTGGTTTTCCACCATTAATCATCGGCCTGACCATAGTCGCTATGGGCTCTTCAGCGCCAGAAATTATGGTCGCGGCTAGCGCCTCGTATGAAGGTAATATTAATACCGCAATCGGTAATGCGCTCGGCTCGAACATAACCAATATTGCCTTAGTACTTGGCATTACTGCCTTACTAAAACCTTTAGTGGTAAGTTCCGCTTTATTAAACCGTGAACTACCTTTGTTATTGTTTGTCTCAGGTTTTGCTGGGGTTATGTTATATGACCAGCAACTAACCCAAGTCGAAGGTATTGCTTTACTTAGCTTATTTTTCATCACTATAGGTGGAATATGCTGGTTAACTCTTAAAAACAAAAAAAATAACGACCCGTTGTTGCAAGAAGCACAAGACGATGTGCCTGAAGGCGTCAGTAATAGCAAAGCGATAATCAGTGTCGTCATTGGCATGATTTTATTACCGCTGTCTTCTCATATCTTAGTTGATGGCGCAGTTGATATTGCACGTTTCTTTGGTATTTCAGAGTTAGTTATTGGCTTAACCATTATTGCTATTGGCACCAGCCTGCCTGAATTAGCAGCCTGTATTGCCAGTATCAAAAACAACGAACATGATTTAGCGTTAGGCAATATTGTCGGTTCGAATATTTTTAATATTTTGGCGGTGTTAGCGATGCCAGCATTGATTGCACCTGGCGCGTTTGATCCAAATGCGGCAGGACGTGATTTATATATTATGCTTGCTCTAACTATTACCCTATTTGTAATGTGCTGGCACTTCGGTAAAAAACGCACGATCACCCGCACAGAAGGTGGCTTGTTACTGTCGAGCTTTATTGCCTATCAAGCATTACTATTTTTCTAG
- a CDS encoding DUF1043 family protein, with translation MDWTTNIITFIVGSLLGYVICRMQKNGGESKEKQQQLESELNQYKEDVEQHFAGSADLLNKMAADYSKIYQHMAQSQQKLLPDSEPAISPLFIENNEQPPEVELAAQSVAPDFAPATTELGSESELAPEQSVESMTPAEQPSEPEQPKVTAPTEPIMANQPNDYVAGSHGIINQTSNEQTATVKT, from the coding sequence ATGGACTGGACTACCAATATCATCACATTTATCGTCGGCTCGCTGTTAGGCTATGTTATTTGCCGAATGCAGAAAAATGGTGGTGAATCAAAAGAAAAACAGCAGCAACTAGAATCAGAACTCAATCAATACAAAGAAGATGTTGAACAACATTTCGCTGGCAGTGCCGATTTATTAAATAAGATGGCGGCTGATTACAGCAAGATTTATCAGCACATGGCGCAATCGCAACAAAAGTTACTGCCTGATAGCGAGCCAGCCATTAGCCCTTTATTTATTGAAAATAACGAGCAGCCACCCGAAGTCGAATTAGCGGCGCAATCGGTAGCCCCGGACTTTGCACCTGCCACCACAGAATTGGGATCAGAATCAGAATTGGCGCCAGAGCAATCGGTAGAGTCAATGACGCCAGCAGAGCAACCGAGTGAGCCAGAGCAACCAAAGGTTACTGCACCAACGGAACCAATCATGGCCAATCAGCCGAACGATTATGTTGCCGGCAGCCACGGAATTATCAACCAAACTTCAAACGAACAAACTGCTACCGTAAAAACCTAA
- the mlaD gene encoding outer membrane lipid asymmetry maintenance protein MlaD, translated as MISKKIEIMVGGFLLLGIAALLMLMLKVADSQLGGDNESYRLYAKFDNVGGLKVRSPIKVGGVVVGRVASISLDNEDFTPLVAMNILAKFNQFPDTSSVAILTSGLLGEQFIGLTPGFIDEDENTILAANDHIEDTRSAMVLEDLIGQFLYGNNDD; from the coding sequence ATGATTAGTAAAAAAATTGAAATAATGGTTGGTGGTTTTTTGTTGTTAGGCATAGCTGCTCTGTTGATGTTGATGTTAAAAGTTGCCGACAGTCAACTAGGCGGAGACAATGAGAGCTACCGACTATACGCAAAATTTGACAATGTTGGCGGCTTGAAAGTACGCTCACCGATTAAGGTCGGCGGGGTTGTTGTAGGACGAGTTGCCAGCATCAGTCTTGATAACGAAGATTTTACCCCGCTGGTGGCGATGAATATCTTGGCGAAGTTTAATCAATTTCCAGATACTAGCTCGGTGGCTATCTTAACTTCTGGTTTGTTAGGGGAGCAGTTTATCGGCCTAACACCTGGTTTTATTGATGAAGACGAAAATACCATTTTAGCCGCCAACGATCATATTGAAGATACCCGTTCAGCGATGGTGTTAGAAGATTTAATAGGTCAGTTTTTATATGGCAACAATGACGATTAA
- a CDS encoding trypsin-like peptidase domain-containing protein, protein MTVSKILIATLKAIGAGLLIGCLIVVLVPSLRPSINLNLNSWLLNQSSQISFSQAIRRAAPAVVNIYSITQHLSPLNQIEQRAKGLGSGVIISPNGFILTNYHVIRGADIIRVGIQNGTIKTASVVGVDPLTDLAVLHIDAQGLPVIPIDLARATEVGDLVLAIGNPYNLGQTITQGIVSATGRNAGLSSSGFLDLIQTDAAINDGNSGGALINSLGELVGINAANYNSLTDVQTSGISFAIPIRLADTVMKQIISEGRVIRGYLGINGEAVEPVIAQSLNISGIGILVTGVQADGPAAKAGVIKDDIMLKINEHEFNSARAALHYIAETKPGSEMILTVVHENEVVERTVIVGELPLSR, encoded by the coding sequence ATGACTGTGTCTAAAATATTGATCGCAACGCTAAAAGCGATAGGTGCAGGTCTGCTTATTGGCTGCTTGATTGTTGTTTTAGTACCAAGCTTGCGCCCATCGATTAATTTAAACCTCAATAGTTGGTTATTAAATCAAAGCTCACAAATTTCATTTTCTCAGGCCATTCGACGCGCGGCCCCTGCTGTCGTTAACATTTATTCAATTACTCAGCATCTGTCACCGTTAAATCAAATTGAACAACGCGCGAAGGGGTTAGGTTCTGGTGTTATCATTTCACCTAACGGTTTCATTTTAACTAATTATCATGTCATTAGAGGCGCTGATATTATTCGAGTTGGCATTCAAAACGGCACGATTAAAACCGCCTCGGTAGTAGGTGTTGATCCCTTAACTGATTTAGCCGTATTGCATATCGACGCCCAAGGTTTACCCGTGATCCCGATCGATTTAGCGCGCGCAACCGAGGTCGGTGACTTGGTATTAGCTATCGGTAATCCTTATAATCTTGGCCAGACAATAACGCAAGGCATTGTCAGCGCTACCGGTCGTAACGCCGGCTTAAGCTCTTCTGGATTTCTTGATTTAATTCAAACAGATGCTGCAATAAACGACGGAAATTCTGGCGGCGCTTTAATTAATTCACTTGGCGAACTGGTTGGTATTAATGCCGCCAATTACAATTCATTAACCGATGTGCAAACAAGTGGCATTAGTTTTGCGATCCCAATCCGGTTAGCCGATACGGTAATGAAACAAATTATCAGTGAAGGACGCGTGATCCGAGGTTATTTGGGCATTAATGGCGAAGCGGTTGAGCCTGTCATTGCTCAATCGTTGAATATATCAGGCATTGGCATTCTAGTTACCGGGGTTCAAGCCGATGGTCCTGCCGCTAAAGCTGGGGTGATTAAAGACGATATTATGTTAAAGATTAACGAACATGAATTTAATTCAGCCCGAGCGGCACTGCATTACATCGCAGAAACCAAACCTGGTAGCGAAATGATATTAACCGTAGTTCACGAAAATGAAGTAGTAGAACGCACAGTAATTGTCGGTGAATTACCCTTATCGAGATAA
- a CDS encoding BolA family transcriptional regulator, which produces MEPEEIKTILATAIELDELHVKGENGHFQVIAVSTMFDGMSRVKKQQTIYGPLSDVIASGAVHAVSIKAFTPSQWQREQLLNPIG; this is translated from the coding sequence ATGGAACCTGAAGAAATTAAAACGATTTTGGCCACGGCCATCGAATTAGATGAATTGCACGTGAAAGGTGAAAACGGTCATTTTCAAGTAATAGCTGTTTCAACCATGTTTGACGGCATGTCACGCGTTAAAAAGCAGCAGACAATTTATGGTCCTTTGTCTGATGTGATCGCTTCAGGCGCAGTACACGCGGTATCAATTAAAGCCTTTACGCCTAGCCAGTGGCAGCGTGAGCAACTACTCAACCCAATCGGTTAA
- a CDS encoding STAS domain-containing protein, which produces MLEWQETAPNQVAIKGRLDQWNLAQLMPITPLLVAFKELLIIDLSAINKIDSAGLAFLLELKQQAGTLGLKIEFQGSPSSLNKLKSLYNLEQLF; this is translated from the coding sequence ATGCTAGAGTGGCAAGAGACAGCACCCAATCAGGTCGCGATTAAAGGTCGACTTGATCAGTGGAACCTTGCTCAGCTAATGCCTATAACCCCATTACTGGTGGCGTTTAAAGAGCTGCTCATAATCGATTTGTCAGCTATTAACAAAATAGACAGCGCGGGATTAGCCTTTTTACTCGAGCTAAAACAACAGGCGGGTACACTTGGATTGAAAATTGAATTTCAAGGTTCTCCAAGCTCGCTGAATAAGTTAAAATCCTTATATAATTTAGAGCAGTTGTTCTAA
- the mlaF gene encoding phospholipid ABC transporter ATP-binding protein MlaF: protein MDQSNNIIEVSNLSFSRNDRVIYDNISLTVPRGKVTAIMGPSGIGKTTLLRLFGGQLRPDSGKIMFDGQDIPTLSRKALYQARRKMGVLFQSGALFTEMSVFDNIAFPLREHTKLSASIIRKIVLMKLEAVGLRGAANLLPTELSGGMARRVALARSIALDPDLIMYDEPFAGQDPISMGVIVRLIRDLNDALNLTSVVVSHDVEEVLSIADYVYIIANKTVIAQGSPAQLRQETSAQVRQFMAGEPDGPVPFHYPAADYQEELFNHVK from the coding sequence TTGGATCAATCAAACAACATCATTGAAGTCTCGAATCTGAGCTTTAGTCGCAACGATCGGGTTATTTACGATAATATTTCGTTGACTGTACCCCGTGGTAAAGTCACCGCGATTATGGGGCCTAGTGGCATTGGTAAAACAACCCTGTTACGTTTATTTGGCGGACAGCTGCGTCCTGATAGCGGTAAAATTATGTTCGATGGCCAGGATATTCCGACGTTATCGCGTAAAGCCCTTTATCAGGCGCGACGAAAAATGGGGGTGCTATTTCAATCGGGCGCATTATTCACTGAAATGAGTGTCTTTGATAATATCGCCTTTCCATTGCGAGAGCATACCAAGCTGTCTGCGAGTATCATTAGAAAAATTGTTTTAATGAAACTCGAAGCTGTGGGCTTGCGTGGTGCCGCAAATTTGTTGCCGACCGAGTTGTCGGGCGGCATGGCACGGCGCGTTGCATTAGCGCGCAGCATTGCCTTAGATCCTGATCTTATTATGTACGATGAGCCTTTTGCGGGGCAGGATCCTATTTCGATGGGCGTTATTGTACGGCTGATCCGTGATTTAAATGATGCGCTTAATTTGACATCTGTGGTGGTATCGCATGATGTTGAGGAAGTGTTGAGCATTGCAGACTATGTCTACATCATCGCTAACAAAACCGTAATTGCGCAGGGCTCTCCGGCGCAATTAAGACAAGAGACGTCGGCACAAGTCCGGCAGTTTATGGCAGGGGAACCTGATGGGCCGGTGCCTTTTCATTATCCAGCAGCCGACTACCAAGAGGAATTGTTTAATCATGTTAAGTAA
- a CDS encoding Do family serine endopeptidase — protein MNFRLSLVSASLVALSLSVIPATSYAAWPQNVAGDAMPSLAPMLEHVTPAVVSISVKGTQRSTRRVPEIFKPFFGQDERAQERPFQGLGSGVIIDAAKGYIITNHHVINQADDILVMLDDGREVDAKFIGSDPESDVALLQIKADNLTEITLSDSDKLRVGDFTVAIGNPFGLGQTVTSGIVSALGRSGLNLENLENFIQTDAAINSGNSGGALVNLRGELIGINTAIIGPNGGNVGIGFAIPSNMVNNLVKQIIEFGEVRRGVLGIAGLPLTPELAKNFGHKTKYGAFINQVMPNSAAEEAGLQPGDIIVKINGKAIKGFAELRAKVATLGAGSKVKLELVRNGEIVSANVTLKQSQRSNLQAGIIHPALTGATLSDSDGPQQGISIDKLEPNSSAVQIGLKQGDLIIGVNRTATLSLKELREYIKSHSGIAALRIIRDERNMYLILR, from the coding sequence ATGAATTTTAGGTTGTCATTAGTTAGTGCCTCATTAGTCGCATTGTCTTTAAGCGTTATTCCAGCCACGAGTTATGCCGCATGGCCGCAGAATGTTGCTGGTGATGCAATGCCAAGCCTGGCACCAATGTTAGAGCATGTAACGCCAGCTGTGGTTTCGATCTCGGTTAAAGGAACTCAGCGCTCAACTCGCCGAGTGCCAGAGATATTTAAACCCTTCTTTGGCCAAGATGAACGCGCTCAAGAACGTCCTTTTCAAGGGTTAGGCTCGGGAGTTATTATTGACGCAGCTAAAGGCTATATCATCACCAACCATCATGTGATTAACCAAGCCGACGATATTCTAGTGATGCTCGATGATGGCCGTGAGGTTGACGCCAAATTTATTGGTTCAGATCCTGAATCTGATGTCGCATTACTGCAGATAAAAGCAGATAATTTAACCGAAATTACGCTATCTGACTCGGATAAATTACGGGTCGGTGATTTTACCGTCGCGATTGGCAACCCCTTTGGCTTAGGCCAAACCGTAACATCGGGTATTGTCAGTGCCCTAGGTCGGTCGGGTCTTAATCTCGAAAACTTAGAGAACTTCATTCAGACCGACGCTGCGATCAATAGTGGCAACTCAGGCGGTGCTTTAGTCAATTTACGTGGTGAACTGATTGGCATTAACACCGCGATAATTGGTCCTAACGGCGGCAATGTTGGCATTGGTTTTGCCATTCCGTCCAATATGGTCAATAACCTAGTAAAGCAAATTATCGAGTTTGGTGAGGTGCGCCGCGGAGTATTAGGCATAGCGGGTTTGCCTTTGACCCCCGAGTTGGCTAAAAACTTTGGTCACAAAACAAAGTACGGCGCCTTTATAAATCAGGTAATGCCTAACTCAGCTGCTGAAGAAGCAGGGCTGCAACCAGGTGATATTATTGTTAAAATCAATGGCAAAGCGATTAAAGGTTTTGCCGAGCTGCGCGCAAAAGTGGCGACATTAGGGGCTGGTTCAAAAGTTAAATTAGAGCTCGTGCGCAACGGTGAAATTGTCAGTGCCAACGTAACCCTCAAGCAATCCCAGCGTAGCAACCTACAAGCAGGAATAATTCATCCGGCTCTGACAGGCGCCACTTTAAGCGACAGTGACGGCCCACAACAGGGTATTAGCATTGACAAGCTCGAACCTAACTCGTCAGCGGTGCAAATTGGTCTAAAACAAGGCGACTTAATTATTGGGGTAAACCGCACAGCGACATTGTCACTCAAAGAGCTGCGTGAGTATATTAAAAGCCATAGCGGTATCGCGGCATTACGCATAATTCGTGATGAACGCAACATGTATTTGATTCTTAGATAA
- the mlaE gene encoding lipid asymmetry maintenance ABC transporter permease subunit MlaE produces MLSKSVSGLGRQGLSFVAGAGRAGLLLFGALKPAGRGFKLLPLLVKQLYVVGVQSLVIILVSGLFIGMVLSLQGYTLLVDYGAEQSLGQMVALSLLRELGPVVSALLFAGRAGSALTAEIGLMKATEQLSSLEMMAIDPLHQIIAPRFWAGVISLPLLATIFSAIGILGGHLVGVEWLGVDTGAFWAIMQSSVQWSEDIVNGGIKSLVFAVVVTWIALHKGYDAEPTSEGISRATTATVVQSSLAILGLDFVMTALMFG; encoded by the coding sequence ATGTTAAGTAAGTCGGTCAGTGGATTAGGGCGTCAGGGATTGTCATTTGTCGCTGGTGCAGGTCGCGCGGGGCTATTATTGTTCGGGGCGTTAAAACCTGCAGGCAGGGGCTTTAAATTGCTACCGCTGCTCGTGAAGCAATTATATGTGGTCGGTGTGCAATCGCTGGTTATTATCTTGGTCTCAGGCTTGTTTATTGGCATGGTATTATCGCTACAGGGTTATACCTTATTGGTCGACTATGGCGCGGAACAAAGTTTGGGCCAAATGGTCGCTTTATCTTTACTGCGAGAGCTCGGCCCTGTGGTATCGGCCTTGCTGTTTGCGGGGCGAGCCGGTTCGGCCTTGACCGCCGAAATTGGTTTAATGAAAGCAACCGAACAATTAAGTTCGCTTGAAATGATGGCGATTGATCCGCTGCATCAAATTATCGCACCGAGATTTTGGGCTGGCGTGATCAGTTTACCGTTATTAGCCACTATTTTCTCTGCGATTGGAATTTTAGGTGGTCACCTAGTCGGTGTCGAGTGGCTGGGAGTTGATACCGGGGCTTTTTGGGCGATTATGCAGTCATCGGTTCAATGGAGTGAAGATATTGTCAATGGTGGCATTAAAAGCTTAGTTTTTGCCGTGGTGGTGACGTGGATAGCCCTGCATAAAGGTTATGACGCCGAGCCAACGTCGGAAGGGATTAGCCGAGCGACGACCGCAACAGTGGTGCAATCGTCATTGGCTATTTTGGGGTTAGATTTTGTGATGACAGCCTTGATGTTTGGTTAA